In Candidatus Bathyarchaeota archaeon, a genomic segment contains:
- a CDS encoding bifunctional phosphoribosyl-AMP cyclohydrolase/phosphoribosyl-ATP diphosphatase HisIE — MADRVDFEKGGGLVPAIVQDASNGKVLMQAYMNREALILTLTTGKTHFWSRTRRRLWLKGEESGHYSLVQNLILDCDSDSILIQVQQVGPCCHTGRDSCFHNPIIEMGEAGPDASILYRIYEIILERIRTGDNKSYVKNLVNEGEDAILKKIGEESTEVILAAKGRLGTIVSEVTDLIFHIIILLASKKIDLKELFEEFDSRHREKTSIN; from the coding sequence ATTGCAGATAGGGTAGATTTCGAAAAGGGGGGAGGGTTGGTTCCGGCAATTGTTCAAGATGCATCTAATGGAAAAGTGTTAATGCAAGCATATATGAATAGGGAGGCCCTCATCTTGACCCTCACAACGGGTAAAACTCACTTCTGGAGCAGAACTAGAAGGAGACTGTGGTTGAAGGGAGAGGAGTCTGGCCACTATTCTTTGGTTCAAAATCTCATATTAGATTGCGACAGTGACTCAATTCTAATTCAGGTTCAACAGGTTGGTCCATGCTGCCACACTGGTAGAGATAGCTGTTTCCATAATCCAATTATAGAAATGGGGGAGGCCGGCCCAGACGCCTCTATCTTATACAGAATATATGAGATTATTCTGGAGCGTATAAGGACAGGAGACAATAAATCCTATGTGAAAAACTTGGTGAATGAAGGGGAAGACGCCATTCTGAAAAAGATAGGTGAGGAGTCGACAGAGGTTATATTGGCGGCGAAGGGAAGATTGGGAACGATCGTATCTGAAGTCACTGATCTAATATTTCATATTATAATTCTCTTAGCCTCAAAGAAGATTGATCTAAAAGAATTATTCGAAGAATTTGACAGTAGGCATAGGGAGAAGACATCTATAAACTGA
- the hisH gene encoding imidazole glycerol phosphate synthase subunit HisH: protein MVIINYSVGNLLSVKRGLEKAGAKVAISSEPEEIRGSDGVILPGVGAFAEAKKNLSSLEEIVIQEVKDGKALLGICLGLQLLFTTSHEGGLIRGLDIIRGEVVKLPTNVKIPHIGWNNIRIEKSCTLLENIPDDSHMYFVNSYIAKPEDPTIVTATTDYGVRFPSALEKRNIFATQFHPEKSGEMGLRILKNFVTAIRK, encoded by the coding sequence ATAGTGATAATAAATTATAGTGTAGGAAACCTTCTCAGTGTCAAGAGGGGGTTGGAAAAGGCTGGCGCAAAGGTGGCCATATCGAGCGAACCTGAAGAGATAAGGGGATCAGACGGAGTAATATTGCCTGGGGTGGGTGCTTTCGCTGAAGCTAAAAAGAACCTGTCTAGTCTAGAAGAGATTGTAATCCAAGAGGTTAAGGACGGTAAGGCTCTACTTGGGATATGCCTCGGCCTCCAACTTCTATTCACCACAAGCCATGAAGGAGGTCTTATCAGAGGCTTAGATATCATCAGGGGGGAGGTTGTTAAACTACCTACGAACGTAAAGATTCCACATATAGGTTGGAACAATATAAGAATTGAGAAGTCTTGCACTCTACTGGAGAATATCCCCGACGATTCACATATGTATTTCGTAAATTCATACATTGCCAAACCTGAAGACCCCACTATTGTAACTGCAACCACAGATTATGGAGTCCGGTTTCCATCGGCCCTTGAAAAAAGAAACATTTTCGCAACACAGTTTCACCCTGAGAAGAGTGGAGAGATGGGCCTTAGAATATTGAAAAATTTTGTGACAGCAATAAGGAAGTAA
- a CDS encoding isocitrate/isopropylmalate dehydrogenase family protein, with protein sequence MKRLRIALIPGDGIGPEQTEATIAVLEAVQQRFGFDIDFVKVEAGDECYRKTGEALPKDTIEAIKNTDAILKGPVGEMARDVVVRLRLMFKLYANIRPAKSYPGIECLRPDIDLVIVRENTEDLYKGIEFTLDESAIAIRVITASGSRDIADYAFKLARVRNRKRRVTIVHKANVMRVTDGLFREVCFNVSRRYPDIDVNELYVDAAAMNLIRKPHEFDVLVTTNMFGDILSDEAAQLVGGLGVAPSANIGRDFALFEPVHGSAPDIAGKQIANPCSMILSSKMMLEYFGEKMGLNKYFEAAEKIEYGFIKALKSGITTPDLGGRSKTLEVGRAIAQTIIEGVQ encoded by the coding sequence ATGAAAAGACTTAGAATAGCTTTGATTCCAGGCGATGGCATAGGGCCAGAACAGACTGAGGCAACAATAGCTGTTCTAGAAGCTGTTCAGCAGAGGTTTGGCTTCGACATAGACTTCGTCAAGGTTGAAGCTGGAGATGAATGTTACAGGAAGACGGGAGAAGCTCTCCCTAAAGACACTATCGAAGCCATCAAGAATACAGATGCGATCCTCAAAGGACCTGTAGGAGAGATGGCAAGGGACGTAGTAGTCAGACTGAGACTCATGTTTAAACTCTACGCCAACATAAGACCTGCAAAATCCTATCCTGGAATAGAATGCTTAAGACCAGACATAGACCTAGTTATAGTACGTGAAAATACTGAAGACCTATACAAAGGTATTGAGTTTACACTGGACGAATCAGCAATAGCTATAAGGGTAATAACAGCCAGCGGCTCAAGAGACATCGCCGATTATGCATTCAAACTTGCAAGAGTTAGAAATCGAAAGAGGAGAGTCACAATAGTCCATAAGGCGAATGTTATGAGGGTCACAGATGGTCTTTTCAGAGAAGTATGCTTCAATGTGTCCAGAAGATATCCTGATATCGACGTCAATGAACTATATGTAGATGCAGCCGCCATGAATCTGATCCGAAAACCCCATGAATTCGACGTCCTGGTTACAACAAACATGTTCGGCGACATACTCTCAGATGAAGCAGCCCAGCTGGTAGGGGGTCTAGGTGTAGCCCCCTCAGCTAATATAGGAAGAGATTTCGCCCTCTTCGAACCTGTACACGGCTCAGCTCCAGACATAGCTGGAAAACAGATAGCGAATCCATGCTCGATGATACTTTCCTCAAAGATGATGCTCGAATATTTCGGTGAAAAGATGGGTTTAAACAAATACTTTGAGGCTGCTGAAAAAATTGAGTACGGTTTCATCAAAGCCCTAAAGTCAGGCATTACAACACCTGACCTGGGTGGACGAAGCAAAACATTAGAGGTTGGGAGAGCGATAGCCCAAACAATAATTGAGGGAGTACAATGA
- the hisF gene encoding imidazole glycerol phosphate synthase subunit HisF, giving the protein MLVKRIIPCLDVKNGKVVKGVRFKNLRVEGDPAVLAETYGMEGADEVVFLDITASYEKRKIILDVVVRTAERLFIPFTVGGGIRTLSDIRMMLASGADKVSINTGAVEDPNLIKRSAEAFGSQCIAVAIDAKRVYEHRGDKTIVETDRGPCWWEVYINGGRTPTGIDAVKWAERVEKLGAGEILLTSMDYDGTRKGYDIPLTKKISESVNIPIIASGGAGEPEHIRQVLVEGSADAALAASIFHRGIYPVMKVKEYLAERGVHVRMDDGKFRP; this is encoded by the coding sequence ATGTTAGTTAAGAGAATAATACCTTGCCTCGACGTCAAGAATGGGAAGGTTGTTAAAGGAGTACGTTTCAAAAATTTGAGGGTTGAGGGAGACCCTGCAGTTCTTGCTGAGACTTATGGTATGGAGGGTGCTGACGAAGTAGTCTTTCTAGACATTACAGCCTCCTATGAGAAGAGAAAGATCATACTTGATGTAGTCGTCAGAACTGCTGAGAGGCTCTTCATACCGTTCACAGTCGGTGGTGGGATACGGACTTTGTCTGACATTAGGATGATGCTTGCTTCCGGCGCAGACAAGGTTTCAATAAACACGGGCGCGGTCGAGGATCCTAACCTAATAAAAAGGTCGGCGGAGGCTTTCGGATCGCAATGTATCGCAGTAGCTATAGATGCCAAGAGGGTTTATGAACATAGAGGAGATAAAACGATCGTTGAGACGGATCGCGGACCATGCTGGTGGGAGGTTTATATAAACGGTGGAAGGACGCCTACAGGAATCGATGCTGTAAAGTGGGCTGAGAGAGTTGAGAAGTTGGGTGCGGGGGAGATCCTCCTTACAAGTATGGATTACGATGGAACAAGAAAAGGTTACGATATACCCTTGACGAAAAAGATCTCAGAGAGTGTAAACATTCCGATCATTGCAAGTGGAGGCGCAGGTGAACCTGAGCATATCAGACAAGTCCTAGTTGAAGGCTCAGCAGATGCTGCCTTAGCAGCATCTATATTTCACAGAGGAATATACCCTGTGATGAAGGTAAAAGAATACCTTGCTGAGCGCGGCGTTCACGTGCGAATGGATGACGGGAAGTTTCGACCATGA
- a CDS encoding HAD hydrolase-like protein: MMNAIEKISGVTRITFDCDGVIVIDRDSYRATIINAVDYYFLELLKLKGNRGRLVTHDDIQRIKDTGAFNNDWNLTYMLIMYYIALLLNHLIKEVNFRDIEKTQTTSGLNETLKTLRMVGSAAARLGIDTTYLEMMKNDRTLGLDKLIGRIDGRSAISIPREIQLFFGLEDRVLKIAEYLCPFKMEGDDLLRRLFDEIYLGRTLYEKFTGRRAVFKFVKGLIDEERIIPTTQTLEKIEQRFGLSGIYSERPREEALYTLRKHRILRYFDEKAMFFNEDIIGEDPRRLGFGKPDPRSFLRFIDTSSMRNHAVAYVGDTVTDALLIKNVKALGVKDLVFIGTLSSSPNPEGLKSKFMELEADAIVYDVNNIPKMIEGLEI, translated from the coding sequence ATGATGAACGCTATTGAGAAAATATCAGGCGTAACACGAATAACCTTCGACTGTGACGGAGTTATAGTGATCGATAGGGATTCGTATAGGGCAACGATAATAAACGCGGTCGATTATTATTTCCTTGAACTTCTTAAGCTAAAAGGAAATAGAGGAAGGTTGGTGACCCATGATGACATACAAAGAATCAAGGATACCGGAGCTTTCAACAATGATTGGAATCTGACCTACATGTTAATCATGTATTATATTGCACTCTTACTCAACCATCTAATTAAAGAAGTTAATTTTAGAGATATTGAGAAAACACAGACAACTTCTGGCTTAAACGAGACTCTTAAGACGCTTAGGATGGTTGGTTCTGCAGCTGCACGTTTAGGAATCGACACTACCTATCTTGAAATGATGAAAAATGATAGAACACTAGGCTTGGACAAGCTTATCGGCAGAATCGATGGGAGATCAGCCATTTCAATACCGAGAGAGATCCAGTTATTCTTTGGGCTTGAAGACAGAGTTTTGAAGATCGCCGAATATCTCTGCCCTTTCAAGATGGAAGGAGATGATCTATTAAGGAGACTGTTTGATGAGATCTATTTGGGCCGTACACTTTACGAGAAGTTCACAGGTAGAAGGGCAGTCTTCAAGTTTGTTAAGGGGCTTATAGATGAGGAAAGAATAATTCCAACAACACAAACTCTAGAAAAAATAGAACAGAGATTTGGCCTTTCTGGAATATATTCGGAGAGACCTCGAGAAGAAGCCTTATACACTCTGAGGAAACACAGGATCCTAAGATATTTTGATGAGAAGGCGATGTTCTTCAATGAGGACATAATAGGTGAGGACCCTCGGCGACTCGGCTTTGGAAAACCAGACCCCAGATCTTTCCTAAGATTTATCGATACCTCCTCCATGAGAAACCATGCAGTTGCATATGTTGGAGATACAGTTACAGACGCTCTCCTGATAAAGAATGTAAAGGCTTTGGGAGTCAAAGACCTAGTGTTCATCGGAACATTGTCCTCTTCGCCGAACCCTGAAGGTTTAAAAAGCAAGTTTATGGAGTTAGAAGCTGATGCAATCGTATATGACGTAAACAACATACCTAAAATGATTGAAGGTTTAGAGATTTGA
- a CDS encoding isocitrate/isopropylmalate dehydrogenase family protein, whose protein sequence is MVKYRIAILPGDGIGRDVMEAAKIVLKATKLDAQYFYGDIGWEFWRKEGDPLPDRTLKLLRDTDVCLLGAVTSKPPEDAEQELTPELKGKGYKYYSPIVRIRQEFNLHTNIRPCKSYKGNPLNYMDGIDLVVFRENTEGLYSGVEFYPLPSELKEWLVRNHPKMRRFEHIPQDEIALSMRIVTKNACDKILTQAFEYARKRGYRSVTVIDKPNILRETGGLMLREARRISENYPEIKLLERNIDAMCMWLMKNPLDYSILVAENLFGDIISDLCAQLVGGLGFSPSGNIGDDYALFEPTHGSAPKYAGQYKANPIAMILSVKMMLEYLGEVSLAENVEKAVADVIAEGKVRTYDMGGCSSTLEMADAIAAKVGEYT, encoded by the coding sequence GTGGTAAAATATAGGATAGCGATTCTTCCAGGAGACGGAATTGGCCGAGACGTTATGGAAGCGGCAAAGATAGTTCTTAAAGCAACGAAGCTCGACGCCCAATACTTTTATGGAGACATTGGATGGGAGTTTTGGAGAAAGGAGGGTGACCCCCTACCCGATAGGACCCTTAAACTTCTAAGAGATACAGATGTATGCCTCCTCGGCGCAGTTACATCGAAGCCTCCGGAAGATGCTGAGCAGGAACTTACCCCTGAACTCAAAGGTAAAGGGTACAAGTATTATAGTCCAATAGTCAGGATAAGGCAGGAATTCAACCTACACACTAATATAAGGCCCTGCAAGAGCTACAAGGGCAACCCCCTAAATTACATGGATGGCATAGACTTAGTCGTCTTCAGAGAGAATACTGAAGGATTGTACTCTGGTGTAGAGTTCTATCCTCTGCCTTCAGAGTTGAAAGAATGGCTGGTAAGAAACCATCCCAAAATGAGGAGATTCGAACATATCCCCCAAGATGAAATCGCCCTCTCCATGAGAATAGTTACGAAGAATGCTTGCGACAAAATATTGACCCAGGCTTTCGAGTACGCTAGGAAGAGAGGATACAGATCAGTCACTGTCATAGACAAACCAAATATACTCAGGGAGACGGGAGGTCTCATGTTGAGGGAGGCTAGAAGAATATCGGAGAATTATCCTGAAATAAAGCTTCTTGAGAGGAATATAGATGCTATGTGTATGTGGTTGATGAAGAATCCTCTGGACTACTCGATCTTGGTAGCTGAAAACCTTTTCGGAGACATAATATCTGACTTATGCGCCCAACTTGTCGGAGGTCTCGGCTTCTCCCCAAGCGGAAACATTGGTGATGACTACGCTCTTTTCGAGCCTACCCACGGCTCAGCTCCAAAGTATGCTGGTCAATATAAAGCAAATCCAATAGCGATGATATTGTCTGTGAAGATGATGCTTGAGTACCTTGGGGAGGTATCCCTTGCTGAAAATGTAGAGAAGGCGGTCGCAGACGTTATCGCGGAGGGAAAGGTTAGAACTTACGACATGGGAGGCTGCAGCAGCACTCTAGAAATGGCCGACGCTATCGCAGCCAAGGTGGGCGAATATACGTAA
- a CDS encoding 2-isopropylmalate synthase, with the protein MNNKNGRVRIFDTTLRDGEQTPGVSLTPEEKLEIAIKLDELGVDTVEAGFPIVSKGEFEATKLINKQGLKCEVCALARTNQQDIDAALKCEVPCIHLFIATSEIHMKYKLQMNREQVLENAVKWIEYTKKHGVVVEFSPEDATRTDPSFLRKVLGAVEEAGADRINIPDTVGAATPERMFEIITDAVKTVKIPISVHCHNDFGLAVANSLAGVRAGASQAHVTVNGLGERAGNASLEEFVMALHLLQGKKTNINTRLIYETSRLVSRLTGVPVQPNKAIVGENAFGHESGIHTHGVLKSPLTYEPIDPELVGRKRWFQAGKHAGGHGIAAKLEEDGLHPTQEQMREIMQRVKEIGDKGKMVTDADLFAIAKAVIGGVSEEKRVVDLKNFTVVTGTEVVPTSSVKIIVDGKEYVTSETGVGPVDAAIRAIHKIVSPLIDVRLKEYRLEATTGGSDALAEVLIKVEDKEGNVVSARSAGEDVVAASVEAMIEGINKMILKRRIRSS; encoded by the coding sequence ATGAATAACAAGAATGGAAGGGTCAGAATATTCGACACAACATTGAGAGATGGAGAACAAACTCCAGGTGTCTCCCTAACGCCAGAAGAGAAGCTTGAGATAGCTATAAAACTTGACGAACTGGGTGTGGACACTGTTGAAGCCGGCTTCCCAATAGTATCGAAGGGCGAGTTTGAAGCAACAAAACTCATTAATAAGCAAGGTCTAAAATGTGAGGTCTGCGCCTTAGCAAGGACAAATCAACAAGACATAGACGCCGCCCTAAAATGTGAGGTTCCATGCATACACCTCTTCATCGCAACCTCAGAAATCCACATGAAATATAAACTACAGATGAACAGAGAACAAGTTCTTGAAAACGCTGTGAAGTGGATAGAATATACGAAGAAACACGGCGTAGTCGTGGAGTTTTCACCTGAAGACGCAACTAGAACTGACCCAAGCTTTCTAAGGAAAGTACTTGGGGCTGTTGAGGAGGCAGGAGCCGACAGAATAAATATCCCAGATACGGTTGGAGCAGCAACACCTGAGAGAATGTTTGAAATCATAACAGATGCTGTGAAAACCGTGAAGATTCCTATCAGTGTACACTGTCACAATGACTTCGGCCTAGCTGTAGCAAATTCCCTAGCTGGTGTAAGAGCAGGAGCATCACAGGCACATGTTACAGTAAATGGTCTAGGAGAAAGGGCTGGAAACGCATCCCTCGAAGAGTTTGTGATGGCTCTACACTTATTGCAAGGTAAGAAGACCAACATAAACACACGCCTAATATATGAGACTTCAAGACTCGTATCTAGGTTGACAGGGGTCCCTGTCCAACCCAACAAGGCTATAGTTGGTGAAAATGCCTTCGGTCACGAGTCGGGAATACATACCCATGGAGTCCTGAAGAGTCCATTAACCTATGAGCCGATCGATCCAGAGCTTGTTGGAAGGAAGAGGTGGTTTCAAGCAGGTAAGCATGCAGGTGGGCACGGCATAGCTGCTAAGCTTGAGGAGGATGGTTTACATCCAACCCAGGAACAGATGAGGGAGATAATGCAGAGGGTTAAGGAAATAGGTGACAAGGGAAAGATGGTGACCGACGCAGATCTCTTCGCAATTGCCAAGGCAGTGATCGGAGGGGTTTCTGAAGAAAAGAGGGTAGTCGACTTAAAGAATTTCACAGTCGTCACCGGGACAGAGGTTGTTCCAACATCTTCCGTCAAGATAATTGTTGACGGTAAAGAATATGTGACGTCGGAGACCGGAGTTGGACCAGTCGACGCTGCAATAAGGGCCATACACAAAATAGTGAGTCCCTTAATAGATGTAAGATTAAAAGAGTACAGACTAGAGGCAACTACAGGTGGCTCAGACGCTCTAGCTGAAGTATTGATAAAGGTTGAAGATAAGGAGGGTAATGTGGTCTCTGCAAGATCTGCTGGAGAAGATGTAGTAGCTGCAAGCGTTGAAGCTATGATTGAGGGGATCAACAAGATGATACTGAAGAGACGAATAAGAAGTTCCTGA
- a CDS encoding 3-isopropylmalate dehydratase small subunit — protein MTAKTLKLGDNINTDVIIPGRYLESIDPEELGRHALEGLDPTFPQKAKEGVILVAGKNFGCGSSREQAPIALKSAGVKCIIAESFARIFFRNAINIGLPVLECEGISRTTSEGDTLSVDLANGMVENKTTGTVMRATPIPQFILKLIEEGGLIPHVRALVERS, from the coding sequence ATAACCGCCAAAACATTGAAGCTCGGAGACAACATAAATACAGACGTGATAATCCCAGGAAGATATCTTGAATCAATAGATCCTGAGGAGCTTGGAAGACACGCCCTCGAAGGTTTAGACCCAACATTTCCACAGAAGGCAAAGGAAGGCGTAATCCTAGTCGCAGGAAAAAATTTTGGATGCGGCTCAAGTAGAGAGCAGGCACCAATAGCCTTAAAGAGCGCAGGAGTTAAGTGTATCATAGCAGAATCATTTGCGAGAATATTCTTCCGAAATGCAATAAACATAGGCCTACCAGTACTCGAATGTGAAGGAATATCGCGAACAACCTCTGAAGGAGACACCCTCTCAGTAGACTTAGCAAACGGGATGGTTGAGAATAAGACGACAGGAACAGTAATGAGAGCTACTCCAATACCTCAATTCATCTTGAAACTGATTGAGGAAGGTGGACTGATACCTCACGTGAGGGCTCTAGTGGAGAGGTCATGA
- the hisD gene encoding histidinol dehydrogenase: MIRIIKLRELKDENLEKIVNRGFLDLKHVEMDVKHVVEEVRSRGDDALFEFTYRFDGLELDSNSVKATRSDFEEAYKKVKPIEIRALRRAASNIRRFHEIQFRNLTFQWHRRDVKMGVVTKPISSVGIYAPGGRRPYPSSVLMCAIPAKVAGVDRIILCSPPSPKERFNPHILVAAEIAGVDEVYCVGGAQAIAAMAYGTQTLSPVEKIVGPGNIYVTAAKLLVSGHVAVDLPAGPSEILIIADDSAEAKFVAADLMAQAEHDEKATCILITTSEELAKDVDKHIEDVASVAPQMVIASRALENNGIIIIVENFTDAIALADKIAPEHLALMVRRPERLLKRVRNAGMIFLGKYSPVAVGDYCAGTNHVLPTGGYSKVYSGLSVRDFLKTINYLHCSKNGLKRMAETAVTLASIEGLELHAESIRIRNI; the protein is encoded by the coding sequence TTGATTCGCATAATTAAACTCAGAGAGCTCAAAGATGAGAATCTAGAGAAGATTGTAAATCGTGGTTTTCTAGACTTGAAACATGTTGAGATGGATGTTAAACATGTAGTGGAAGAGGTCAGAAGCAGGGGTGACGACGCTCTATTTGAATTTACGTATAGATTTGACGGATTAGAATTAGACTCTAATAGTGTTAAAGCTACAAGAAGTGATTTTGAAGAAGCTTACAAGAAAGTTAAGCCGATAGAGATTAGAGCGCTGAGGAGGGCTGCCTCGAACATAAGAAGGTTCCATGAGATACAATTCAGAAATCTCACATTTCAATGGCATCGCCGAGATGTGAAGATGGGGGTAGTGACCAAGCCGATATCTTCAGTCGGCATCTATGCTCCAGGCGGGAGGAGACCTTACCCCTCATCCGTCCTGATGTGCGCCATACCCGCGAAGGTTGCAGGTGTAGACCGGATTATCCTGTGCAGTCCACCATCTCCGAAAGAAAGATTCAACCCTCACATTCTCGTAGCTGCTGAGATAGCCGGTGTGGATGAGGTTTACTGTGTAGGCGGAGCGCAAGCCATTGCAGCGATGGCTTACGGAACCCAGACATTGAGTCCTGTCGAGAAAATAGTGGGACCCGGAAATATTTACGTCACAGCGGCTAAGCTCCTCGTTAGTGGCCACGTAGCAGTTGATCTTCCAGCTGGGCCGAGCGAAATTCTAATCATTGCGGATGATAGTGCTGAAGCTAAATTCGTTGCAGCCGACCTTATGGCTCAAGCTGAGCATGACGAGAAGGCCACATGTATTCTAATAACTACTTCTGAAGAACTAGCAAAAGATGTGGATAAGCATATAGAAGATGTGGCAAGTGTGGCACCCCAAATGGTGATTGCTTCAAGGGCTCTGGAGAATAATGGCATCATAATAATTGTCGAAAACTTTACAGATGCTATAGCCTTGGCTGATAAAATAGCTCCAGAGCATTTAGCCTTAATGGTCAGAAGGCCGGAACGTTTACTCAAAAGAGTAAGGAACGCTGGAATGATCTTTTTAGGAAAGTATTCGCCTGTGGCGGTGGGCGACTATTGTGCTGGTACAAATCATGTACTGCCTACCGGTGGATATTCAAAGGTATACTCCGGCCTCTCAGTCAGAGACTTTCTTAAAACAATCAACTACTTACATTGCTCGAAGAATGGATTGAAGAGGATGGCTGAGACTGCGGTGACCTTAGCTAGTATTGAGGGGTTAGAACTTCACGCTGAATCGATCAGAATCAGAAATATTTGA
- a CDS encoding 1-(5-phosphoribosyl)-5-[(5-phosphoribosylamino)methylideneamino]imidazole-4-carboxamide isomerase, with protein sequence MIVIPSIDLLRGKCVRLFQGDPSQVREYYQDPEEAVKLFQSQGASMLHIVDLDAALGLGDNLNVINRIIKSVKIGTQVGGGIRSMERAEQLLNLGVYRIVFGTACIRMPELVSEASSIFGKDRVAAAIDVRNGSPTIEGWKSKLSLEYVEVAKKLENLGVGTIIFTSVNADGTLRGPALIDVKRLVRSLSIPVIASGGIRDLDDIRELAKIGVQGVIVGTALYEKRFTLAEAMRVARTC encoded by the coding sequence ATGATAGTGATTCCGTCAATAGACTTGCTTAGAGGCAAGTGTGTCCGACTATTCCAGGGAGACCCCTCACAAGTCAGGGAGTATTATCAAGATCCTGAGGAAGCGGTCAAATTATTCCAATCCCAAGGAGCATCTATGCTTCACATAGTAGATTTAGATGCAGCTTTAGGTTTGGGCGACAACTTGAATGTCATAAATAGAATAATCAAGTCTGTAAAGATCGGAACCCAGGTTGGTGGAGGCATCAGAAGTATGGAAAGAGCAGAGCAGCTATTGAACCTCGGAGTCTATAGAATTGTTTTCGGGACAGCCTGCATTAGAATGCCTGAACTCGTCTCTGAGGCTTCCAGCATCTTCGGGAAGGATAGGGTAGCGGCGGCAATAGATGTCAGGAACGGTAGTCCAACCATAGAAGGATGGAAAAGCAAATTATCCCTAGAGTATGTTGAGGTCGCAAAAAAGCTTGAGAACCTAGGAGTTGGAACTATAATATTCACATCCGTAAATGCAGACGGAACATTGAGAGGCCCAGCCTTAATCGATGTTAAAAGACTCGTCCGAAGTTTGAGCATTCCTGTAATAGCATCTGGAGGAATAAGAGATCTGGATGATATTCGTGAGCTTGCAAAGATAGGTGTTCAGGGAGTCATAGTAGGTACTGCTCTATATGAGAAGAGATTTACTCTAGCTGAAGCCATGAGGGTTGCTAGGACATGTTAG
- the hisB gene encoding imidazoleglycerol-phosphate dehydratase HisB: MREKTVNRTTSEVKIKVKVNLDGSGSFSVKTGNMFINHIIETLSKHSLIDIHIEASGDLKHHLAEEVALTIGQAIDQALNDKKGIRRFGSAYVPMDDSLARATVDLGGRPYSIIDLKVENAEVEDLKREDIEHFFRSLAQSSRSNIHLTTLYGSNDHHKVEAATKALALALKDACSIEPRRLSTIPSIKGEL; encoded by the coding sequence TTGAGAGAGAAGACAGTAAATAGGACAACTTCAGAAGTCAAGATCAAGGTCAAGGTCAATCTAGATGGCTCAGGAAGTTTTAGTGTTAAGACTGGAAACATGTTCATTAACCACATCATAGAAACCCTGTCGAAACATTCCCTCATAGACATTCACATAGAGGCTTCAGGTGACCTTAAACATCACCTTGCAGAAGAGGTTGCTCTCACTATAGGTCAAGCAATCGATCAAGCATTAAACGATAAGAAGGGTATTAGAAGATTCGGTTCAGCCTATGTACCAATGGACGACTCATTGGCTAGGGCAACCGTGGATTTAGGTGGCAGACCATACTCCATAATAGACTTGAAAGTTGAGAATGCTGAAGTTGAGGATTTGAAGAGGGAGGACATAGAGCATTTTTTCAGGTCCTTAGCCCAATCTTCAAGGTCAAATATTCACTTAACAACTTTATACGGTAGCAACGATCACCATAAGGTGGAGGCCGCGACGAAAGCCTTAGCACTTGCCCTGAAAGATGCATGCTCCATAGAGCCTAGGAGGCTGAGCACTATTCCGAGCATAAAGGGCGAGCTGTAG